A window from Bacillota bacterium encodes these proteins:
- a CDS encoding glycosyltransferase, whose protein sequence is MDLIDIGPVFEAAGYAEVNRNIVLHLHRLGVNIRLKPRPLGCTRVDLDPDTQALLGRMVHNAHVKVGAALFVFLGGFFEREPGCHSIGLTMLETDRIPHDWVDRCNLMDEVWVPSRFNRDTFVASGVAETKVRVMPLGVDGSRFHPGIPPLPIQGRKGFTFLSVFEWIPRKGYDILLRAYFSEFRPDEDVCLVLKVHDNSSYDPSGLRIRNEIASIREAAGKPKGPPVIILPALMSSADMARLYAAADCFVLPTRGEGWNMTAIEAMACGVPAICTGWSSHLEFMSHDNSLLIDVEGLEPVPAFGIPNDRVYAGSRWARPSEAHLRSLMRWVYENRQRAKDVGIRGCRDVLERFTWDKAARCMYARLLEIENDMEQRRRMASPVAPPPVPPLQEPLYSDRRWNPKRGPVSKLDISGSRPPHGAHGSSLQAPPDTRLPPETLRSVGWKAASIIQGSAPAVVGARVAQKHSAWRDAGWRGDCGDTLPDSDARSGGGSRGPAKRRVARVLMVVPSWGKPCGISEYARALTEHLGHSGVEAVVVTSASTEGILPFLRGSGSRVRDGNAGASGVTVVHFQYEFVLYNISELSSTVSALRALGVPVIATAHDFAPGLARSNEFVARAFHHLIVHSHETRAEYCRVGADPERTTVIPMGCRKYSFDGETAIVETRPAVGFFGFCLPHKGIIELAIAVQEVRRTHPGLKCFMLSSIAPYHSSRTFAAQLDETMARLGVSDSVTIIRDYLPEPEAVRILHAMDVNVLPYRDHGLIGTSAAARTVMSAERPMIVTDVPFFSDLGGEVYKIPSAHPCEIAKGLRRLLEDPELRAELVERMGDFLKRNHWSGIALKHAELYERLAEEDAAGHGVSEV, encoded by the coding sequence GTGGATCTCATAGATATCGGTCCCGTATTCGAGGCCGCGGGGTACGCAGAGGTCAATCGGAACATCGTGCTCCATCTGCACAGGCTGGGGGTCAACATCCGCTTGAAACCCCGGCCTCTGGGATGCACCCGTGTGGACCTTGATCCCGATACCCAAGCCCTCCTTGGAAGAATGGTGCACAACGCGCACGTCAAAGTGGGTGCGGCGCTCTTCGTCTTCCTGGGGGGATTCTTCGAACGCGAACCCGGCTGTCATTCCATCGGCCTTACAATGCTGGAGACCGACCGGATACCTCACGACTGGGTGGATAGGTGCAATCTCATGGATGAGGTGTGGGTACCGTCGAGGTTCAATAGGGACACCTTCGTCGCAAGCGGCGTTGCGGAGACGAAGGTTCGCGTCATGCCGCTGGGTGTCGACGGGAGCCGGTTTCATCCAGGGATTCCTCCCCTACCCATTCAGGGCAGGAAGGGCTTCACGTTCCTCTCGGTATTCGAGTGGATTCCCCGCAAGGGCTACGACATACTGCTCCGCGCGTATTTCTCGGAGTTCCGGCCCGATGAGGACGTATGCCTCGTGCTCAAAGTCCATGACAACTCCTCATATGATCCCAGCGGCCTTCGCATAAGGAACGAGATAGCGTCGATTCGGGAGGCCGCAGGAAAGCCGAAGGGCCCGCCGGTCATCATCCTCCCGGCCCTCATGAGCTCGGCAGACATGGCGCGCCTTTACGCGGCCGCCGATTGTTTCGTGCTGCCGACTCGCGGCGAGGGATGGAACATGACCGCGATTGAGGCGATGGCGTGCGGCGTGCCGGCCATATGCACGGGTTGGTCGTCGCACCTTGAATTCATGAGCCATGACAACAGCCTTCTCATAGACGTCGAGGGGCTGGAGCCCGTGCCCGCCTTCGGGATACCCAATGACAGGGTGTACGCAGGCTCCCGCTGGGCGCGCCCGAGCGAGGCGCATCTCAGGTCGCTCATGAGGTGGGTGTACGAGAACCGCCAACGAGCCAAGGATGTGGGCATACGAGGATGCAGGGATGTGCTGGAGAGGTTCACCTGGGACAAGGCGGCAAGATGCATGTACGCGAGGCTGCTCGAGATAGAAAACGACATGGAGCAACGACGCCGGATGGCTTCCCCCGTCGCTCCCCCGCCTGTCCCACCGCTCCAGGAGCCGTTGTATAGCGATCGCCGATGGAATCCGAAACGCGGGCCAGTTTCGAAACTCGACATCTCAGGCAGCCGACCGCCGCACGGGGCTCACGGCTCCTCTCTGCAGGCGCCGCCAGATACCCGACTACCCCCTGAGACACTGAGAAGCGTGGGCTGGAAGGCGGCTTCCATTATCCAGGGCTCAGCACCCGCCGTCGTTGGGGCGAGGGTCGCGCAGAAGCACAGCGCATGGAGGGACGCGGGGTGGAGAGGAGACTGCGGGGACACGCTTCCTGACTCGGACGCGCGAAGCGGTGGAGGATCGAGAGGACCGGCGAAGCGTCGAGTCGCGCGCGTCTTGATGGTTGTGCCGTCATGGGGGAAACCTTGTGGCATATCCGAGTACGCGAGAGCGTTGACAGAGCACCTGGGCCACTCGGGCGTAGAAGCAGTGGTAGTGACTTCGGCGTCGACGGAGGGCATCTTGCCGTTCCTCAGAGGTTCGGGCTCCAGAGTTCGCGATGGGAACGCCGGCGCGAGCGGAGTCACCGTCGTCCACTTCCAGTACGAATTCGTGCTTTACAACATATCTGAGCTCTCGTCGACCGTGTCGGCTCTGCGCGCCTTGGGAGTGCCAGTCATTGCCACTGCCCACGATTTCGCGCCGGGTCTTGCGCGCTCAAATGAGTTCGTTGCCAGGGCGTTCCATCATCTCATCGTGCACTCCCACGAGACGCGCGCCGAGTACTGCAGAGTGGGCGCGGATCCGGAGCGGACGACGGTGATCCCCATGGGCTGCAGAAAGTACTCGTTCGACGGCGAGACCGCGATCGTCGAGACCAGGCCCGCCGTTGGTTTCTTCGGGTTCTGCCTGCCTCACAAGGGGATCATAGAGCTTGCCATCGCGGTGCAGGAGGTCCGCCGAACGCATCCCGGCCTGAAATGCTTCATGCTGTCGTCCATCGCGCCGTACCACAGCTCTCGCACCTTTGCCGCGCAGCTAGACGAGACTATGGCTCGTCTAGGAGTCTCTGACTCCGTGACTATCATACGTGACTATCTCCCGGAGCCCGAGGCGGTCAGGATCCTCCATGCCATGGATGTGAACGTGCTGCCGTACCGCGATCACGGGCTCATCGGGACGTCGGCGGCGGCGCGTACCGTGATGTCCGCCGAGAGGCCGATGATCGTCACGGATGTCCCGTTCTTCTCGGATCTGGGGGGAGAGGTGTACAAGATCCCTTCCGCACACCCCTGCGAGATAGCGAAGGGGCTCAGGAGGCTTCTCGAAGATCCCGAGCTGCGTGCCGAACTTGTGGAGCGGATGGGCGACTTCCTGAAGCGGAACCACTGGTCCGGCATAGCTCTCAAGCACGCGGAGCTTTACGAGCGGCTCGCCGAAGAAGACGCTGCGGGTCATGGTGTGTCGGAGGTGTAG
- a CDS encoding N-acetylmuramoyl-L-alanine amidase → MTRAGKVLVVVIVKRAIGSVFAGALILAFLAAMTGTALPAIALPGSAVVGKVIVVDPGHGGVDPGSHDGEGVTEKEIVLEIARDVCHLLARARAVPVLTRHGDWEMSPIIESETTRHRRDLAARIHIAHRTNADAFVSIHVNKVRSTSTKGAIVFYSRNNPASKRLAACVHSKIKDIAPHQGMSVLEGDYYVLNAANVPAVIVEVGFLSNPEEKELLLAPSHRGLLAEAIFGGLVLFFEGAGVTPEQKAPSSIEKREPAPVL, encoded by the coding sequence TTGACTAGAGCCGGGAAGGTCTTGGTGGTGGTGATCGTTAAGCGGGCCATTGGAAGCGTCTTTGCGGGTGCCCTCATCCTTGCCTTTCTGGCGGCGATGACAGGAACTGCGCTGCCCGCGATCGCGCTCCCCGGCTCCGCGGTCGTCGGCAAGGTGATCGTCGTTGACCCAGGGCATGGTGGAGTCGATCCCGGCTCCCATGACGGAGAGGGAGTGACGGAGAAGGAGATAGTCCTCGAGATAGCAAGGGACGTCTGCCATCTGCTCGCGAGAGCAAGGGCGGTGCCCGTCCTCACGCGCCACGGGGATTGGGAGATGAGCCCGATAATCGAGAGCGAGACCACGCGCCACAGGCGCGATCTCGCCGCCCGGATCCACATCGCCCACCGCACGAACGCCGACGCGTTCGTCAGCATTCACGTGAACAAGGTGCGCTCGACGTCCACGAAAGGGGCCATCGTCTTCTACAGTCGCAACAACCCGGCGAGCAAACGCCTCGCTGCCTGCGTCCACAGCAAGATCAAGGACATCGCCCCCCATCAGGGCATGTCGGTTCTGGAAGGAGACTACTACGTGCTGAACGCTGCCAACGTCCCCGCGGTCATAGTCGAAGTCGGATTCTTGTCCAACCCCGAAGAGAAGGAGTTACTCCTTGCTCCGTCCCACCGCGGGCTGCTGGCCGAGGCCATCTTCGGAGGGCTCGTGCTCTTTTTCGAGGGAGCGGGGGTTACGCCGGAGCAGAAGGCCCCCTCCTCCATCGAGAAGAGGGAGCCCGCACCTGTGTTGTAG